In Kordia antarctica, the following proteins share a genomic window:
- the rpsE gene encoding 30S ribosomal protein S5: MYQKYKNAELVKPSGLELKDRLVGVQRVTKVTKGGRAFGFSAIVVVGDENGVVGQGLGKSKDVATAIAKGIEDAKKNLVRIPLQKGTLPHEQKGKYGGARVYIQPASSGTGVIAGGAVRAVLEAVGVHNVLSKSQGSSNPHNVVKATFDALLQLRDAGIVAKQRGVSLEKVFKG, from the coding sequence ATGTATCAGAAATACAAAAACGCAGAATTAGTAAAGCCAAGTGGACTAGAATTAAAAGATCGTTTGGTAGGAGTACAACGTGTTACTAAAGTAACAAAAGGTGGTAGAGCCTTTGGTTTCTCAGCGATTGTAGTTGTTGGAGATGAAAACGGTGTCGTAGGACAAGGTTTAGGAAAATCTAAAGACGTAGCTACAGCTATTGCAAAAGGAATTGAAGATGCTAAGAAAAACTTAGTACGTATTCCTTTGCAAAAAGGTACATTACCACATGAACAAAAAGGTAAATATGGTGGAGCTAGAGTATACATTCAACCAGCATCTTCCGGTACGGGAGTTATTGCAGGTGGAGCTGTGCGTGCAGTATTAGAAGCTGTCGGAGTTCACAATGTATTATCTAAATCTCAAGGTTCTTCTAACCCGCATAACGTAGTAAAAGCAACATTTGATGCATTATTACAATTAAGAGATGCAGGTATTGTTGCAAAACAAAGAGGAGTTTCTTTAGAAAAAGTATTTAAAGGATAA
- the rplR gene encoding 50S ribosomal protein L18 has translation MGLSKTERRQRIKNRIRKIVGGTEARPRLSVFRSNKEIYAQIINDVDGKTIAAASSRDKDIKADTKSEAASLVGKSIAEKALKAGVETISFDRGGYLYHGRVKSLAEGAREGGLKF, from the coding sequence ATGGGATTATCAAAGACTGAAAGAAGACAGAGAATCAAAAACAGAATTAGAAAAATCGTTGGTGGCACAGAAGCTAGACCAAGATTATCTGTTTTTAGAAGCAATAAAGAAATTTATGCTCAGATCATTAACGATGTAGATGGCAAAACAATTGCAGCAGCATCATCGAGAGACAAAGATATCAAAGCTGATACAAAATCAGAAGCTGCTTCCTTAGTAGGGAAGTCAATTGCTGAAAAAGCGTTGAAAGCCGGTGTCGAAACAATCTCATTTGATCGAGGTGGATATTTATACCACGGAAGAGTAAAATCATTAGCAGAAGGTGCTAGAGAAGGAGGACTTAAATTCTAA
- the rplF gene encoding 50S ribosomal protein L6, which translates to MSRIGKNPVSIPAGVTVDIKEGQVTVKGKLGELKQQVDGITVKQEEGQLVLERPSESKDHRAKHGLYRALLNNMVEGVSKGFTKELELVGVGYRASNQGQRLELALGFSHNIVLNLAPEVNIETISEKGKNPIIKLTSFDKQLVGQVAAKIRGFRSPEPYKGKGVKFVGEVLRRKAGKSA; encoded by the coding sequence ATGTCAAGAATAGGTAAAAACCCAGTAAGTATTCCAGCAGGAGTTACTGTAGATATAAAAGAAGGTCAAGTAACCGTAAAAGGTAAACTAGGAGAATTGAAACAACAAGTTGACGGTATCACTGTTAAACAAGAAGAAGGTCAATTAGTACTAGAACGTCCATCTGAAAGCAAAGATCATAGAGCAAAACACGGTCTATATAGAGCATTACTCAACAACATGGTTGAAGGTGTCTCTAAAGGGTTTACAAAAGAATTAGAACTAGTTGGAGTTGGATACAGAGCAAGTAACCAAGGACAAAGACTAGAACTAGCTCTAGGATTTTCTCACAATATTGTTCTCAATTTAGCTCCAGAAGTTAATATTGAAACAATATCTGAAAAAGGAAAAAACCCAATTATAAAATTAACTTCTTTTGATAAGCAATTGGTAGGGCAAGTAGCGGCTAAAATCCGTGGCTTCCGTAGTCCAGAACCTTACAAAGGAAAAGGAGTTAAATTTGTTGGAGAAGTATTAAGAAGAAAAGCAGGTAAATCAGCTTAA
- the rpsH gene encoding 30S ribosomal protein S8 has translation MYTDPIADYLTRVRNASSAGHRVVEIPASKLKKEITKILFDQGFILSYKFEDSKVQGNIKIALKYDKMTKDPVIKKIQRISTPGLRQYAGTKELPRVLNGLGIAIVSTSHGVMTGKQAQRENVGGEVLCYVY, from the coding sequence ATGTATACAGATCCAATAGCGGATTATTTAACTAGAGTTAGAAACGCTAGTAGTGCAGGACACAGAGTTGTGGAAATTCCAGCTTCTAAGCTAAAAAAAGAAATAACTAAGATCTTATTTGATCAAGGTTTTATCTTAAGCTACAAGTTTGAAGATTCAAAAGTTCAAGGAAACATCAAAATCGCATTAAAATACGATAAGATGACCAAAGATCCTGTAATCAAGAAAATTCAAAGAATCAGTACGCCAGGTTTACGTCAGTATGCTGGAACTAAGGAACTTCCAAGAGTATTAAACGGATTGGGAATTGCAATTGTGTCAACTTCTCACGGAGTAATGACAGGAAAGCAAGCTCAACGTGAAAATGTTGGTGGAGAAGTTTTATGTTACGTTTACTAA
- the rpsN gene encoding 30S ribosomal protein S14, producing the protein MAKESMKAREVKRAKTVAKYAEKRKALKEAGDYEALQRLPKNASPVRMHNRCKLTGRPKGYMRQFGLSRVMFREMANKGLIPGVRKASW; encoded by the coding sequence ATGGCTAAAGAATCAATGAAAGCCCGCGAGGTGAAAAGAGCAAAAACGGTTGCTAAATATGCTGAGAAAAGAAAAGCTTTAAAAGAAGCTGGAGATTACGAAGCATTGCAAAGGTTGCCGAAAAATGCTTCTCCAGTTCGTATGCATAATCGTTGCAAACTTACAGGAAGACCAAAAGGATATATGCGTCAGTTTGGACTTTCTCGTGTAATGTTCAGAGAAATGGCTAACAAAGGGTTAATACCTGGAGTTAGAAAAGCAAGTTGGTAA
- the rplE gene encoding 50S ribosomal protein L5 produces the protein MAYIPRLKQEYKDRVIQALTEEFGYNNVMQVPKLEKIVLSRGVGGAVADKKLIDHALEEFGKITGQKAIHTLSKKDVATFKLRKGMPIGVKVTLRGEQMYEFFDRLATSALPRVRDFGGIKANGFDGRGNYNLGITEQIIFPEINIDKVNRIAGMDITFVTSASTDKEAKSLLTELGLPFKKN, from the coding sequence ATGGCTTATATTCCAAGATTAAAACAAGAGTACAAGGATAGAGTTATCCAAGCTCTTACAGAAGAATTCGGTTACAATAACGTAATGCAGGTGCCAAAACTTGAAAAAATTGTTTTGAGTAGAGGTGTTGGTGGTGCTGTAGCTGATAAGAAATTAATTGACCATGCTCTTGAGGAGTTTGGGAAAATTACAGGACAAAAGGCTATTCATACCTTATCTAAAAAGGATGTTGCAACGTTCAAATTACGTAAAGGAATGCCAATTGGCGTGAAAGTTACGTTAAGAGGAGAGCAAATGTATGAGTTCTTTGATAGATTGGCTACTTCAGCCTTACCGCGTGTAAGAGATTTTGGTGGAATCAAAGCAAATGGATTTGATGGAAGAGGTAATTATAACTTAGGAATTACTGAGCAAATTATCTTCCCAGAAATAAATATCGATAAAGTAAACAGAATTGCTGGTATGGATATTACATTTGTGACTTCTGCGTCAACAGACAAAGAAGCTAAATCATTATTAACTGAACTAGGTTTACCTTTTAAAAAGAACTAA
- the rplX gene encoding 50S ribosomal protein L24 — MTKLKIKSGDTVRVIAGDHKGSEGKVLTILREKNKAIVEGVNMVSKHQKPSAQNPQGGIVKKEAPIQISNLSLLTSKGETTRIGYRMEGDKKVRFSKKSNEVL, encoded by the coding sequence ATGACAAAACTAAAGATAAAATCAGGAGATACAGTAAGAGTAATAGCTGGAGATCATAAAGGGTCTGAAGGTAAAGTGCTAACTATTCTTCGTGAAAAGAACAAAGCGATTGTTGAAGGAGTAAACATGGTATCTAAGCATCAAAAGCCTAGTGCTCAAAATCCTCAAGGTGGAATCGTTAAAAAAGAAGCGCCTATTCAAATATCTAACTTATCTTTGTTGACTTCAAAAGGAGAAACAACAAGAATTGGTTACAGAATGGAAGGTGATAAGAAAGTAAGGTTTTCTAAAAAATCTAATGAAGTATTATAG
- the rplN gene encoding 50S ribosomal protein L14, whose protein sequence is MVQQESRLKVADNTGAKEVLTIRVLGGTKRRYASVGDKIVVTVKDATPNGSVKKGQVSTAVVVRTKKEVRRPDGSYIRFDDNACVLLNPTGEMRGTRVFGPVARELRDKQFMKIVSLAPEVL, encoded by the coding sequence ATGGTACAACAAGAATCAAGATTAAAAGTAGCAGATAACACGGGAGCTAAAGAAGTTTTAACTATTCGTGTATTAGGCGGAACTAAAAGAAGGTACGCTTCTGTAGGAGACAAAATTGTTGTAACTGTAAAAGATGCAACTCCCAACGGTAGTGTTAAGAAGGGACAAGTTTCTACAGCAGTTGTTGTACGTACTAAGAAAGAAGTAAGAAGGCCAGATGGATCTTATATAAGATTCGATGATAACGCTTGTGTACTTTTAAACCCAACAGGGGAAATGAGAGGAACACGTGTTTTCGGACCAGTTGCTAGAGAACTTCGTGATAAGCAATTCATGAAAATTGTATCATTAGCACCAGAAGTGCTTTAA
- the rpsQ gene encoding 30S ribosomal protein S17 — protein sequence MEKRNLRKERIGVVTSDKMTKSIVVSEVKRVKHPMYGKFVLKTKKYVAHDEKNDCNIGDTVKIMETRPLSKTKCWRLVEIIERAK from the coding sequence ATGGAAAAAAGAAATTTAAGAAAAGAGAGAATAGGTGTTGTTACCAGTGATAAAATGACGAAATCAATAGTGGTTTCCGAAGTTAAACGAGTAAAGCATCCTATGTACGGAAAGTTCGTGTTAAAAACAAAGAAATACGTTGCGCACGACGAAAAGAACGATTGCAACATTGGTGATACAGTAAAAATAATGGAAACACGTCCATTGAGTAAAACCAAATGTTGGAGATTAGTTGAAATCATTGAAAGAGCTAAGTAA
- the rpmC gene encoding 50S ribosomal protein L29, translating to MKQSEIKELSVAELQEKLKEFKKSHSDLKLAHAMSPLDNPIQLRSVRRTVARVATELTKRELQ from the coding sequence ATGAAACAATCAGAAATTAAAGAATTATCTGTAGCTGAGTTACAAGAGAAATTAAAGGAGTTTAAGAAAAGTCATTCTGACTTGAAACTAGCGCATGCTATGTCTCCTTTGGATAATCCAATTCAGTTGCGTTCGGTACGAAGAACAGTTGCAAGAGTAGCTACTGAACTAACTAAAAGAGAATTGCAATAA
- the rplP gene encoding 50S ribosomal protein L16, translated as MLQPKRTKYRKVQKGRMKGNSGRGHLLSNGMFGIKSLDSNFLTSRQIEAARVAATRFMKREGQLWIKIFPDKPITKKPLEVRMGKGKGAPEYWAAVVKPGRIIFEVGGVPMEVAKEALRLAAQKLPVKTKFIVARDFEA; from the coding sequence ATGTTACAGCCAAAAAGAACAAAATATCGTAAAGTACAGAAAGGGCGAATGAAAGGGAACTCTGGTAGAGGTCACTTACTTTCTAACGGTATGTTTGGTATTAAATCATTAGATTCAAATTTTTTGACATCTCGTCAAATTGAAGCAGCCCGTGTTGCGGCAACTCGTTTCATGAAAAGAGAAGGTCAATTATGGATTAAGATTTTTCCAGACAAGCCAATTACAAAGAAGCCGCTTGAAGTACGTATGGGTAAAGGTAAAGGTGCGCCAGAATACTGGGCAGCTGTTGTGAAACCTGGGAGAATTATTTTTGAAGTAGGAGGAGTTCCTATGGAAGTTGCTAAAGAAGCATTACGCTTAGCAGCTCAAAAATTACCAGTTAAAACTAAGTTTATTGTAGCTCGAGATTTCGAAGCTTAA
- the rpsC gene encoding 30S ribosomal protein S3: MGQKTNPIGNRLGIIRGWESNWYGGNDYGDKLAEDDKIRKYIHARLSKASVSRVIIERTLKLVTVTITTARPGIIIGKGGQEVDKLKEELKKITGKEVQINIFEIKRPELDANLVAASIARQIENRISYRRAIKMAIAAAMRMNAEGIKVQISGRLNGAEMARSESYKDGRIPLSTFRADIDYTLHEAHTTYGRLGVKVWIMKGEVYGKRELSPLVGMAKKQSGKGGNNNSGGKGKPRRRK, translated from the coding sequence ATGGGACAAAAGACAAATCCAATCGGAAATCGCCTTGGTATCATCAGAGGATGGGAATCCAACTGGTACGGAGGTAATGACTATGGAGATAAACTTGCTGAGGACGATAAAATCAGAAAGTATATCCATGCTCGTTTATCTAAAGCTAGTGTTTCTAGAGTAATCATCGAGCGTACGCTTAAACTTGTAACCGTTACTATCACGACGGCTCGCCCAGGTATCATTATTGGTAAAGGCGGTCAAGAGGTAGACAAGTTGAAAGAAGAGCTTAAGAAGATTACTGGTAAAGAAGTGCAGATCAATATCTTTGAAATTAAGAGACCTGAACTTGATGCAAACTTAGTTGCAGCTAGTATAGCGCGTCAAATCGAAAACAGAATTTCGTATAGAAGAGCTATCAAAATGGCAATTGCTGCTGCAATGCGTATGAATGCAGAAGGTATTAAAGTGCAAATTTCTGGCCGATTAAACGGAGCGGAAATGGCACGATCGGAATCTTATAAAGATGGTCGTATTCCTTTGTCAACTTTCAGAGCAGACATCGATTACACACTTCATGAAGCTCATACTACTTACGGTAGATTAGGAGTTAAAGTGTGGATCATGAAAGGTGAGGTCTATGGAAAAAGAGAATTATCTCCATTAGTAGGGATGGCTAAAAAGCAATCTGGAAAAGGTGGAAATAATAACTCAGGTGGAAAAGGAAAACCTCGTCGTAGAAAGTAA
- the rplV gene encoding 50S ribosomal protein L22: MGVRKRERAEQIKEAKKSIAFAKLNNCPTSPRKMRLVADLVRGVKVEKALHILKFSQKEASRRLEKLLLSAIANWQAKNEDASVEEAELFVKEIRVDGGSMLKRLRPAPQGRAHRIRKRSNHVTLVLGANNNTQS; this comes from the coding sequence ATGGGAGTTCGTAAAAGAGAAAGAGCAGAGCAAATCAAAGAGGCTAAGAAAAGTATAGCCTTTGCAAAGTTGAATAACTGCCCTACTTCACCAAGAAAAATGCGTTTAGTAGCGGATTTAGTAAGAGGTGTTAAAGTAGAAAAAGCGCTTCATATATTGAAATTCAGTCAAAAAGAAGCGTCACGTCGTTTAGAAAAATTGTTATTGTCTGCTATTGCAAACTGGCAAGCTAAAAACGAAGATGCTAGCGTTGAAGAAGCTGAATTGTTTGTAAAAGAGATCAGAGTTGATGGTGGAAGTATGTTAAAAAGACTTCGTCCAGCACCTCAAGGTCGTGCACATAGAATAAGAAAGCGTTCCAACCATGTTACATTGGTGTTAGGAGCTAATAATAATACACAAAGTTAA
- the rpsS gene encoding 30S ribosomal protein S19, producing the protein MARSLKKGPYVHYSLDKKVQQNVESGKKAVIKTWSRASMITPDFVGQTIAVHNGRQFVPVYVTENMVGHKLGEFSPTRSFRGHAGAKNKGKK; encoded by the coding sequence ATGGCTAGATCATTAAAAAAAGGACCTTACGTTCACTATAGTTTAGATAAAAAAGTTCAACAAAATGTTGAGTCAGGAAAGAAAGCAGTGATCAAAACTTGGTCAAGAGCATCTATGATTACTCCAGATTTCGTTGGTCAAACTATTGCTGTGCATAACGGACGTCAATTTGTTCCTGTATATGTTACAGAGAACATGGTAGGACATAAATTAGGAGAATTTTCACCAACAAGATCATTTAGAGGTCACGCTGGTGCAAAAAATAAAGGAAAAAAATAA
- the rplB gene encoding 50S ribosomal protein L2, whose product MSVRKLKPVTPAQRFRVVNGFDAITTDKPEKSLLVPKKRSGGRNNQGKMTMRYIGGGHKKRYRIIDFKRDRKEVPAEVKSIEYDPNRTAFIALVEYADGEKRYIIAQNGLKVGQTVISGEQVAPEIGNTMPLSSIPLGTIVSCVELRPGQGAVMARSAGAFAQLMARDGKYATIKLPSGETRMVMANCLATIGAISNSDHQLLVSGKAGRGRWLGRRPRTRPVVMNPVDHPMGGGEGKSSGGHPRSRNGIPAKGYRTRSKTKASNKYIIERRKK is encoded by the coding sequence ATGTCAGTAAGAAAATTAAAACCAGTAACACCAGCTCAGCGTTTTAGAGTAGTCAACGGATTCGATGCCATTACTACTGATAAGCCGGAAAAGAGTTTACTCGTACCGAAAAAGAGATCTGGTGGTAGAAACAATCAAGGTAAAATGACCATGCGTTACATCGGAGGTGGTCATAAGAAAAGATACCGAATTATTGATTTCAAAAGAGATAGAAAAGAAGTTCCTGCGGAAGTTAAATCTATTGAGTATGATCCAAATAGAACTGCTTTCATTGCATTAGTAGAATATGCTGATGGTGAAAAGCGCTATATCATAGCTCAAAATGGTTTAAAAGTAGGTCAAACCGTTATTTCAGGAGAACAAGTTGCTCCGGAAATAGGAAACACAATGCCATTAAGCAGTATTCCATTAGGAACTATTGTTTCCTGTGTAGAATTGCGTCCAGGACAAGGAGCTGTTATGGCTCGTAGTGCTGGTGCTTTTGCTCAGTTAATGGCGCGTGACGGTAAATACGCTACTATCAAATTGCCTTCTGGGGAAACTAGAATGGTAATGGCTAATTGTTTAGCGACAATTGGTGCTATCTCTAACTCTGATCACCAGTTATTAGTATCTGGGAAAGCAGGTAGAGGAAGATGGTTAGGTAGAAGACCAAGAACTAGACCAGTAGTAATGAACCCTGTTGATCACCCAATGGGTGGTGGAGAAGGTAAATCTTCTGGAGGTCATCCAAGATCAAGAAATGGAATTCCTGCTAAAGGATACCGTACAAGATCTAAGACGAAAGCAAGTAATAAGTATATCATAGAACGTAGAAAGAAATAA
- the rplW gene encoding 50S ribosomal protein L23: MSILIKPVVTEKATADSELNNRYAFLVNVKANKVEIKKTIEATYGVSVEKVRTMNYGPDRKVRFTKTGVQHGKTNATKKAIVDVAEGDIIDFYSNI; this comes from the coding sequence ATGAGCATCTTAATTAAACCAGTTGTAACAGAAAAAGCTACAGCTGATAGTGAATTAAATAATCGATATGCCTTCTTAGTGAATGTAAAAGCTAACAAAGTTGAGATTAAGAAAACTATAGAAGCTACTTATGGGGTTTCTGTAGAGAAAGTTCGTACTATGAATTACGGACCGGATAGAAAAGTACGCTTCACCAAGACTGGAGTTCAGCATGGTAAGACTAACGCAACGAAAAAAGCGATAGTTGATGTGGCGGAAGGAGATATTATTGATTTTTATAGCAATATATAA
- the rplD gene encoding 50S ribosomal protein L4, translating into MEIAVLDLNGKETGRKANLSDAVYAIEPNDHAVYLSVKQYLANQRQGTHKAKERAEIVGSTRKIKKQKGTGTARAGSIKNPLFKGGGRVFGPRPRSYSQKLNKNVKRLARKSALTLKAKSESIIVLEDFNFDAPKTKNFINLLKALGLDSKKSLFVLGDSNNNVYLSSRNLKTSEVLTSSELSTYKIINANSIVLFEGALEGIESNLSK; encoded by the coding sequence ATGGAAATAGCAGTTTTAGATTTAAACGGAAAAGAAACAGGTAGAAAGGCAAACCTTTCTGATGCTGTTTACGCTATAGAACCAAATGATCATGCAGTTTACTTATCTGTGAAGCAATATCTTGCTAATCAAAGACAAGGAACGCACAAGGCTAAAGAAAGAGCTGAGATTGTTGGTAGTACTAGAAAGATTAAGAAACAAAAAGGTACTGGTACGGCGAGAGCAGGTAGTATTAAAAACCCTTTATTCAAAGGTGGAGGTAGAGTTTTTGGTCCTAGACCAAGAAGTTACTCTCAGAAGTTAAACAAAAATGTAAAGAGATTGGCTAGAAAATCAGCTCTTACATTAAAGGCGAAAAGTGAGTCTATCATTGTACTTGAAGACTTTAATTTTGATGCTCCTAAAACTAAAAATTTCATCAATCTATTGAAAGCTTTAGGGTTAGATAGTAAAAAATCGCTATTTGTGTTGGGTGATTCAAATAATAATGTATATTTGTCGTCACGTAATTTGAAAACCTCTGAGGTTCTAACTAGTTCAGAATTAAGCACTTACAAAATTATCAATGCAAATAGTATAGTTCTATTTGAAGGTGCGTTAGAGGGAATTGAGTCAAATCTAAGTAAATAA
- the rplC gene encoding 50S ribosomal protein L3 — protein sequence MSGLIGKKIGMTSIFDENGKNIPCTVIEAGPCVVTQVRTDEVDGYSALQLGFDDKAEKRASKAANGHFKKAGTSPKYKVIEFQGFEKEYKLGDSITVDHFEEGEFVDVAGTSKGKGFQGVVKRHGFAGVGQATHGQHNRLRAPGSIGAASYPARVFKGMRMAGRMGGDKVKVQNLRVLKVVPEKNLIVVKGCVPGHKNAYVIVQK from the coding sequence ATGTCTGGGTTAATTGGAAAGAAAATCGGCATGACAAGTATCTTTGACGAGAATGGAAAAAACATTCCATGTACAGTTATTGAAGCTGGACCTTGTGTCGTTACCCAAGTCAGAACCGATGAGGTTGACGGGTATTCGGCTCTTCAGCTTGGTTTCGATGACAAGGCAGAGAAACGTGCTTCAAAAGCGGCTAATGGTCACTTTAAAAAAGCAGGTACTTCGCCTAAATACAAAGTTATTGAATTCCAAGGATTTGAGAAAGAGTATAAATTAGGAGACAGCATTACTGTAGACCACTTTGAAGAAGGTGAATTTGTAGATGTTGCTGGTACTTCTAAAGGTAAAGGATTTCAAGGTGTTGTAAAACGTCACGGATTTGCTGGAGTAGGTCAAGCTACACACGGTCAGCACAACCGTCTTAGAGCACCAGGATCTATTGGAGCTGCTTCTTACCCTGCACGTGTATTCAAAGGAATGCGTATGGCAGGAAGAATGGGTGGAGATAAAGTGAAAGTTCAAAATTTAAGAGTTTTAAAAGTTGTTCCTGAGAAGAACTTGATAGTTGTCAAAGGATGTGTTCCTGGGCATAAAAACGCTTATGTAATCGTTCAGAAGTAA
- the rpsJ gene encoding 30S ribosomal protein S10 has product MSQKIRIKLKSYDHNLVDKSAEKIVKTVKTTGAIVTGPIPLPTHKKIFTVLRSPHVNKKSREQFQLSSYKRLLDIYSSSSKTIDALMKLELPSGVEVEIKV; this is encoded by the coding sequence ATGAGTCAAAAAATTAGAATCAAATTAAAATCTTACGATCATAACTTAGTTGACAAGTCAGCTGAAAAAATCGTAAAAACAGTAAAAACTACTGGAGCTATTGTAACTGGACCAATTCCGTTACCTACGCACAAAAAAATCTTTACTGTATTACGTTCTCCACACGTAAACAAGAAATCAAGAGAGCAATTTCAATTAAGTTCTTACAAGAGACTATTAGATATCTATAGTTCTTCTTCAAAAACAATTGATGCGCTTATGAAACTTGAATTACCAAGTGGTGTTGAAGTAGAGATCAAAGTGTGA